Proteins encoded in a region of the Capra hircus breed San Clemente chromosome 3, ASM170441v1, whole genome shotgun sequence genome:
- the MPL gene encoding thrombopoietin receptor, which produces MPPWALFVVISYLLPVPQYLAQVTSQDASSLALDSESLSCFSRTFEDLTCFWDEEEGAPSEMYQLLYAYPGEQPRTCPLSSQHVMPFRTRYVCQFPAQAEVRLFSQLHLWVKNVFLNQNLTQRVLSVDAVGLPTPPSLIKAMGGSQPGELQISWEAPAPEINEFLRHELRYGPKGPGNSTSPTVTQLLSAETCCPARRRPNLAATLDQSPCAQPMMPQQTGPEQTSPPREAPSLTTKGGSCLISGLQPGNSYWLQLRSQPDGVSLRGSWGSWSLPVTVDLPGDAGEIGLQCFTLDLTNVTCQWQQQDHASSQGFFYHSGAWCCPRDRDPVWEKCEEEKNSGSQSSQFSRCHFKSQNDSAIHILVEVTTAQGAVHSYLGSPFWIHQAVLIPTPNLLWREVSSGQLELEWQHPSAWAAQETCYQLRYTGEGHQDWKVLEPPLGAQGETLELRPRSRYRVQLRARLHGPTFQGPWSPWSDPVRVETASETVWIFLVTALLLVLGVSALLGLLLLRWQFPEHYRSLRHALWPSLPDLHRVLGQYLRDTAALSPPKAAVSDVYEEVEPSLLEILPRSSEKAPLPLCPSQAQLDYRGLQPSCLGTMPLSVCPPMAEPGSYCTTHIANHSYLPLSCWQVPRSQYPGQIQTL; this is translated from the exons ATGCCCCCCTGGGCCCTCTTCGTGGTCATCTCCTACCTCCTCCCGGTTCCCCAATACCTGGCACAAGTCACCAGCCAAG ATGCCTCCTCGCTGGCCTTGGACTCAGAGTCCCTGAGCTGCTTCTCTCGAACCTTTGAGGACCTCACTTGCTTCTGGGATGAGGAAGAGGGAGCGCCCAGTGAAATGTATCAGCTGCTGTATGCCTATCCGGG GGAGCAGCCCCGCACCTGCCCCCTGAGTTCCCAGCATGTGATGCCCTTTAGAACCCGATACGTGTGCCAGTTTCCGGCCCAGGCTGAAGTTCGCCTCTTCTCTCAACTGCACCTCTGGGTGAAGAACGTGTTTCTGAACCAGAATCTGACCCAGCGGGTGCTCTCTGTGGATGCCGTGG GCCTGCCAACTCCCCCCAGTCTCATCAAGGCCATGGGTGGGAGCCAGCCAGGGGAACTTCAGATCAGCTGGGAGGCCCCAGCTCCCGAAATCAATGAATTTCTGAGGCATGAACTGCGCTATGGCCCCAAGGGCCCCGGGAACTCGACTAGccccacagtcacacagctgCTGTCTGCAGAAACCTGCTGCCCAGCTCGGCGGAGACCAAACCTAGCCGCAACCCTGGACCAGTCTCCATGTGCCCAGCCCATGATGCCTCAACAGACTGGACCAGAGCAGACCTCCCCACCGAGAGAA GCTCCATCTCTGACAACGAAGGGTGGCAGCTGCCTCATCTCAGGACTCCAGCCTGGTAACTCCTACTGGCTCCAGCTACGCAGCCAACCTGATGGGGTCTCTCTCCGTGGTTCCTGGGGATCTTGGTCCCTCCCTGTGACTGTGGACCTGCCTGGCGATGCAG GGGAAATTGGACTACAATGCTTTACCTTGGACCTGACGAATGTTACCTGTCAGTGGCAACAACAGGATCATGCCAGCTCCCAAGGCTTCTTCTACCACAGCGGGGCATGGTGCTGCCCCAGAGACAG GGACCCGGTCTGGGAGAAGTGTGAAGAGGAGAAAAACTCAGGATCACAGTCCTCCCAGTTCTCCCGCTGTCACTTCAAGTCACAAAATGACAGTGCTATTCACATCCTTGTGGAGGTGACCACAGCCCAGGGTGCTGTTCACAGCTACCTGGGCTCCCCTTTCTGGATCCACCAGGCTG TGCTCATCCCCACTCCAAACTTGCTCTGGAGGGAGGTCTCCAGCGGGCAGCTGGAACTGGAATGGCAGCATCCATCAGCCTGGGCAGCCCAAGAAACCTGCTACCAGCTCCGATACACAGGAGAAGGCCATCAGGACTGGAAG GTGCTGGAGCCACCTCTTGGGGCCCAGGGAGAGACCTTGGAGCTGCGCCCGCGCTCCCGCTACCGCGTACAGCTGCGCGCCAGGCTCCATGGCCCCACCTTCCAAGGTCCCTGGAGCCCTTGGTCCGACCCAGTGAGGGTGGAGACAGCCTCGGAGACGG TCTGGATCTTCCTGGTGACTGCTCTGCTCCTGGTCCTGGGCGTCAGCGCCCTtctgggcctgctgctgctgaggtGGCAATTTCCTGAGCACTACAG GAGCCTGAGGCATGCCCTGTGGCCCTCACTTCCAGACCTACACCGGGTCCTTGGCCAGTACCTTAGGGATACTGCAGCCCTGAGTCCG CCCAAGGCTGCAGTCTCAGATGTCTATGAGGAAGTGGAACCCAGCCTCCTTGAAATTCTACCTAGATCCTCAGAGAAGGCTCCCTTGCCCCTGTGTCCCTCCCAGGCCCAGTTGGACTACCGAGGATTgcagccttcttgcctgggaaccatGCCCCTGTCTGTGTGCCCACCAATGGCTGAGCCAGGGTCCTACTGTACCACTCACATCGCCAACCATTCCTACTTACCACTCAGCTGCTGGCAGGTCCCTCGCTCCCAGTACCCTGGACAGATCCAAACTCTGTAG